In Halothermothrix orenii H 168, the sequence CAATAACAGTGGTTTTTGATAAAAAGCCACCATCCTTTATTTATAAAAAGGGTTTGAGAATGGATCTCTATGTTAATGATATTACTTTCCAGAGAATGCTTTCTGCCCTGGACCAGATCCGCCGGGCTAAAGGAAACCTGGGCAGGATTAGAAATATTTTACTCGGTATTAAAAAGCCGGGCTGGTACCGGAGAGAGCCTGAAATAATTGAATGGGTAAATGATGACCTCAACCTTTCCCAGAAAAATGCTGTAAAAAAGGCTATTCAGGCCCGTGACATCTATCTTATCCAGGGGCCTCCGGGAACCGGAAAGACAGTAACAGCAGTAGAAGTAGTTAATCAGGCTGTTAAATCAGGAAAAAGGGTCCTGGCTACGGCGGAATCCAATGTTGCTGTAGATAACCTGGTAGAAAGACTGGTTGGTTATGGTTTGAATGTGATCCGGGTTGGACACCCTTTCCGGGTAACCCCTTTATTAAGGGAGCACACCCTTGATTATCGGGTTCTGGACCATCCTTTATATAAAAAGGCCCTGAATTTGCGGGAAAAAGCCTCTGACCTGAAAGAAAAGCAGGAAGGGTTGACCAGTCCTTCCGGACAGTGGCGAAGAGGTATGAGTGATAAGCAAATAAGGATTAATGCCAGAAAAAATAGGTCTTTCAGGGGTGTTCCGGCAAAACGGATAAAAGAAATGGCTAAATGGCTCGGTATCCAGGAAGAAATAAATCAATTATTTGATAAAATCAATAGTCTTGAGGAAAGGGCTGTCAGGGATCTGTTAAATTCAGCTGATGTAGTCTGTTCTACTAATTCAACTGCAGGTTCAGAGTTACTCGAGGGATGGGAGTTTGAACTGGTAGTGATTGATGAGGCAACCCAGGCCACAGAACCGGGAGCTTTAATCCCCCTGATAAAGGCCCAGAAGGCAGTTTTAATTGGAGACCACAAACAATTACCTCCGACTGTCTTGAGTCAAAAAGCGGATAAACAAGGATTGAGTAAATCATTATTTGAACGCCTTTATTCCCTTTATGGAGATAAGTACTGTTCTTTACTCGAAATTCAGTACCGGATGAATGATTTGATTATGGAGTTTTCTAACAGTCATTTTTACGGGGGAAGGTTAAAGAGTGCTCCAGAGGTAAGAAATCATACTTTAAGGGATCTGGGCATAGAAATAAGTGAGGGAAAATGTTTTACTGAAAAAGGTTTTGATCCAGATAATCCGGTGGTTTTTCTGGATACTTCAAACATGGAAGCCAGGGAACGGTCTTTGCCAAATTCCGATTCCTATGATAACCCTGTTGAAGCCGAAATTGTATTGGACCTGGTCGGAGAAGCTTTAAAACTGGGGCTGGAGCAAAGGCATATAGCTGTTATTACTCCATATAAAGACCAGGTGGACCTCCTTAATCATCTGAGTAGATTTGAAAACCTTGAGATTAATACAGTAGATGGGTTCCAGGGTAGGGAAAAGGAAGTAGTGATGATTTCCCTGGTCAGGAGTAATAAACACCGGAATATAGGTTTTTTACGTGATTTAAGGAGGTTAAATGTTGCCATAACAAGGCCCAAAAGGAAATTAATAATCATTGGAGATAGCAATACCATTTCCGGACATGAAGTATATTCGTCTCTGGTTGATTATGTCAGGGAAAATGGTCTGTTCTATACCCTTTAATTTTCAATAAGATACCAGTTAATTATTATTTTTCTATGTTGACATAACCCTTCCATATGTTATATACTTGAAGGGTAGTATGATATAAGCTACTCAAGAGGTGAGTCTATGTTTAAAAAGAAGAGGGACAAGGAACTAACTGAAGAGCAAAGAAAAGA encodes:
- a CDS encoding IGHMBP2 family helicase; the encoded protein is MKEIIVTGINDKIGPGDIVGAFINETKIDNNDIGKINIRKNKAIVELADEVAEKVINIMDGNKVGGLQVKVYPGYNRNRREKNHRYTKKVSNYVNKFKELVELERKEEMERHEIEIKRLSGEERQKNGRAILHLRGRDEGTGLGNKYIVKFVRQWQGEKLPETEIKVGDLVMISKHNPLDSSNPTATVVEKTNYSITVVFDKKPPSFIYKKGLRMDLYVNDITFQRMLSALDQIRRAKGNLGRIRNILLGIKKPGWYRREPEIIEWVNDDLNLSQKNAVKKAIQARDIYLIQGPPGTGKTVTAVEVVNQAVKSGKRVLATAESNVAVDNLVERLVGYGLNVIRVGHPFRVTPLLREHTLDYRVLDHPLYKKALNLREKASDLKEKQEGLTSPSGQWRRGMSDKQIRINARKNRSFRGVPAKRIKEMAKWLGIQEEINQLFDKINSLEERAVRDLLNSADVVCSTNSTAGSELLEGWEFELVVIDEATQATEPGALIPLIKAQKAVLIGDHKQLPPTVLSQKADKQGLSKSLFERLYSLYGDKYCSLLEIQYRMNDLIMEFSNSHFYGGRLKSAPEVRNHTLRDLGIEISEGKCFTEKGFDPDNPVVFLDTSNMEARERSLPNSDSYDNPVEAEIVLDLVGEALKLGLEQRHIAVITPYKDQVDLLNHLSRFENLEINTVDGFQGREKEVVMISLVRSNKHRNIGFLRDLRRLNVAITRPKRKLIIIGDSNTISGHEVYSSLVDYVRENGLFYTL